A single genomic interval of Alteromonas sp. CI.11.F.A3 harbors:
- a CDS encoding MoxR family ATPase has translation MRKEIQLVHDALSQKIIGKSEQLKLAVTCLLAHGHLLIEDLPGMGKTTLSHALSHVFGLQYSRIQFTSDLLPSDMLGVNVYQSHNGEFQFRHGPIFSQVVLADELNRASPKTQSALLEAMEERQVSIDGTTHALPSPFFVIGTQNPGYQSGTYPLPESQLDRFFMRISLGFPNWEAEKAMLQQSTDVQQQIVSCLSQTDLITMQDAVTQVHASDDVINYILRLVTESRAQGRYPTPLSPRASRALLQAAKAWAYIHDRTFVTPDDVQAIFIAVTEHRLNASTPEHTGSSLSQHLLDSIDPLAA, from the coding sequence ATGCGAAAAGAGATTCAATTAGTGCATGACGCGCTAAGTCAGAAAATTATCGGCAAATCTGAACAGCTAAAACTCGCGGTGACGTGTTTACTAGCACATGGTCATCTCCTTATTGAAGATTTACCTGGCATGGGTAAAACCACACTTTCCCACGCACTTTCCCACGTATTCGGTCTTCAGTATTCGCGTATCCAATTTACGTCAGACTTGCTCCCATCAGACATGCTTGGCGTGAATGTTTATCAAAGTCACAATGGTGAATTTCAATTTAGACACGGCCCCATATTTAGCCAAGTTGTTCTTGCCGATGAGCTGAACCGAGCCAGCCCTAAAACGCAAAGTGCCTTGTTAGAGGCGATGGAAGAACGCCAAGTGAGTATTGATGGCACCACCCACGCGCTACCTTCGCCTTTTTTTGTTATTGGCACTCAAAACCCTGGTTATCAATCTGGCACCTATCCGCTGCCTGAATCACAACTAGACCGCTTTTTTATGCGTATATCGCTGGGCTTTCCTAATTGGGAAGCCGAAAAAGCTATGCTACAACAATCAACCGATGTCCAGCAGCAGATAGTGTCGTGTTTATCGCAGACTGATTTGATCACGATGCAAGATGCGGTTACCCAAGTGCATGCTAGCGATGATGTGATTAATTATATATTGCGATTAGTGACAGAGAGCCGAGCACAAGGGCGCTACCCTACCCCATTATCGCCACGGGCTAGCCGGGCCTTGTTGCAGGCAGCTAAAGCTTGGGCTTATATACACGATAGAACCTTTGTTACGCCAGATGATGTGCAAGCTATTTTCATTGCCGTTACTGAGCATAGGCTTAATGCAAGTACCCCTGAACATACGGGCTCGTCACTAAGTCAGCATTTACTGGATAGTATCGATCCGCTGGCGGCGTAA
- a CDS encoding formate/nitrite transporter family protein, with translation MAYLLPAEFATKMVDAGESKIYMSTRDTLIRAYMAGAILALAAVFAITIAVQTGIFLLGAVLFPVGFCMLYLMGFDLLTGVFVLTPLAYLAKRPGVTPKQILRNWGLVFLGNFGGALTVAFMMSFIFTMGYNVDGGAIAAKVASIGEARTLGYAEHGTAGWFTIFIRGMLCNWMVSLGVVGAMISTHVSGKVLAMWMPIMLFFFMGFEHSVVNMFLFPFGLIMGGEFSIMDYFVWNEIPTALGNLVGGLAFTGLTIYSTHVKTAPKRKIPVAEKAPAKVAAV, from the coding sequence ATGGCTTATTTACTTCCCGCCGAGTTTGCCACGAAAATGGTAGATGCCGGTGAATCTAAAATCTACATGTCTACTCGCGACACACTTATACGCGCCTACATGGCAGGTGCAATATTAGCGCTAGCTGCCGTATTCGCTATTACTATTGCAGTGCAAACAGGCATCTTCCTACTGGGAGCGGTATTGTTCCCCGTCGGTTTTTGTATGTTGTACTTAATGGGGTTTGATTTGCTAACCGGTGTATTTGTACTCACGCCTCTTGCGTACTTAGCGAAACGACCCGGTGTTACTCCTAAACAAATTTTACGTAACTGGGGTTTAGTCTTTTTAGGCAACTTTGGCGGGGCATTGACGGTTGCCTTTATGATGTCTTTTATTTTTACCATGGGCTACAACGTCGATGGTGGCGCTATCGCTGCTAAAGTAGCCAGCATTGGTGAAGCAAGAACATTAGGCTATGCAGAGCATGGCACCGCAGGTTGGTTTACTATCTTTATTCGCGGCATGCTTTGTAACTGGATGGTATCACTAGGTGTAGTTGGCGCTATGATATCTACACATGTAAGCGGAAAAGTGCTGGCCATGTGGATGCCTATCATGCTGTTCTTCTTCATGGGCTTCGAGCATTCTGTGGTAAACATGTTCTTATTTCCATTCGGTCTTATCATGGGCGGTGAATTTTCCATCATGGATTATTTCGTTTGGAACGAAATTCCAACAGCCCTTGGTAACCTTGTTGGCGGTTTAGCGTTTACTGGTTTAACGATTTACAGCACCCACGTTAAAACTGCACCTAAGCGTAAAATTCCTGTTGCTGAAAAAGCACCAGCGAAAGTCGCTGCCGTATAA
- the pgm gene encoding phosphoglucomutase (alpha-D-glucose-1,6-bisphosphate-dependent), which yields MALHPQAGKPAAPEQLINVAQLVSQYYSYKPDAAAPTEAVSFGTSGHRGSASNYTFTDTHISAICQALVEYRESEGITGPLFIGKDTHALSEPAMITAIEVLSANGVDVVIQRSDNESLGYTPTPVISRTIIRYNRENGAVKSDGVVITPSHNPPEDGGFKYNPPHGGPADSDVTTKIQNRANALIAEGNKDVKRIDIRSVRARSLVREEDFMEPYIDDLAQVIDMQAIAKAGLKLGTDPLGGAGIGYWSRIAEKYGLDITVVNPAVDPQFGFMRRDKDGKLRMDCSSAYAMAGLIELKDDFDLAWGNDPDFDRHGIVCKSAGLMNPNHYLAVAIQYLYTNRPQWPASLKIGKTLVSSSMIDRVANSLDKPLAEMPVGFKWFVDGLSNSNIGFAGEESAGGIFLQRDGETWATDKDGFILCLLAAEILAVTKKDPGEHYQTLTEQFSAPVYNRVDVAATLEQKQKLSAMDASVVTSDSLAGEPITAVQTHAPGNNAAIGGVKVSTENGWFAARPSGTEQIYKIYAESFKGETHLQELIQEAEALVGKIIK from the coding sequence ATGGCTTTACATCCGCAGGCTGGTAAACCAGCTGCACCTGAGCAACTGATTAATGTGGCGCAACTTGTTAGCCAATATTACAGCTACAAACCAGACGCCGCTGCCCCTACTGAAGCAGTAAGTTTTGGTACTTCAGGGCACAGAGGATCGGCGTCGAACTATACTTTTACCGATACCCATATTAGTGCAATATGCCAAGCATTAGTTGAATATCGTGAATCAGAAGGTATTACAGGCCCGCTATTTATAGGTAAAGATACCCATGCTTTGTCTGAGCCTGCCATGATCACCGCTATTGAAGTACTCAGTGCCAACGGGGTAGATGTTGTTATCCAGCGGAGCGACAACGAAAGCTTAGGCTATACACCAACGCCGGTCATTTCCCGTACTATCATTCGTTACAATCGTGAAAACGGGGCTGTTAAATCTGATGGGGTAGTCATAACCCCATCACATAATCCACCTGAAGACGGAGGTTTTAAATATAACCCTCCTCATGGTGGCCCTGCAGATAGCGACGTGACGACGAAAATTCAAAACCGCGCTAATGCGCTTATTGCCGAGGGCAATAAAGACGTTAAACGCATTGATATCCGTTCGGTTAGAGCCAGAAGTTTAGTTCGCGAAGAAGATTTCATGGAACCTTATATTGATGACCTTGCTCAGGTTATTGATATGCAGGCCATTGCTAAGGCCGGCTTGAAACTAGGTACCGATCCATTGGGTGGTGCTGGTATTGGGTACTGGTCACGTATTGCCGAGAAATACGGATTAGACATCACGGTTGTGAACCCTGCTGTCGACCCTCAGTTTGGATTTATGCGTCGTGACAAAGACGGTAAATTACGCATGGACTGTTCAAGCGCTTATGCTATGGCAGGCTTAATCGAATTAAAAGACGATTTTGACCTAGCTTGGGGTAATGATCCAGATTTCGATCGCCACGGCATTGTATGTAAAAGTGCCGGTCTGATGAACCCTAATCATTATCTAGCGGTGGCTATTCAGTACTTATATACAAACAGACCACAATGGCCAGCTTCACTGAAAATCGGTAAAACACTGGTTTCGAGCAGCATGATTGACCGCGTGGCAAATAGCTTAGATAAGCCGCTTGCCGAAATGCCCGTTGGTTTTAAATGGTTTGTTGATGGCCTATCGAACAGCAATATTGGTTTTGCAGGTGAAGAAAGTGCCGGTGGTATTTTCTTGCAACGTGATGGCGAGACTTGGGCTACCGATAAAGATGGCTTTATTCTTTGCTTACTGGCCGCTGAGATTTTGGCGGTGACCAAAAAAGATCCTGGTGAACATTATCAAACACTGACCGAACAGTTTTCGGCGCCAGTTTATAATCGCGTAGATGTCGCTGCTACCTTAGAGCAAAAGCAGAAGCTCTCTGCAATGGATGCTTCGGTAGTTACTAGTGATTCCCTAGCAGGTGAACCTATTACGGCAGTGCAAACCCATGCACCGGGTAACAATGCCGCTATTGGTGGTGTAAAGGTATCTACTGAAAATGGTTGGTTTGCAGCACGTCCATCTGGTACTGAACAAATCTACAAAATTTATGCTGAAAGCTTCAAAGGTGAAACTCACTTACAGGAATTGATTCAAGAAGCAGAAGCGTTAGTAGGTAAAATCATCAAATAA
- a CDS encoding DUF58 domain-containing protein, with amino-acid sequence MFKKVFHKPWLAWLDKRIPPNPSHALNMRSVFILPSRFGWGFIVMCMCLFLLGTNYQNNLMLLLSYLLLSVMLLTLFYSYQNFAAIALSVSPPKTVFANTTAHLTLNRVKHSNYKTKPEGLLQVQWLQIHKLKLPKLKDTTSITFDIGNQEQRLSIPVLLYTRGEHKLPRLTLKSAYPFGLFNCWTHLDFDVEVMAYPEPKAGKLGEVVHYTQDAAGSKEDERQGNEDFFALTDFIEGEPLNRVAWKQVAKTGNWVVKQFSEQKSDDVYLSLPPNTPLEEGLSALTQKIVSMQSQGVHYGLKLGSTTFTPNNSIAHMHQCLRALATYPNTTFAVSSASTTPVAAASLAAQTTGDSASKGLSK; translated from the coding sequence ATGTTTAAAAAGGTATTTCACAAGCCTTGGCTTGCTTGGCTAGATAAACGCATTCCGCCGAATCCTTCACATGCACTGAATATGCGTTCGGTATTTATTTTACCGAGCCGTTTTGGCTGGGGATTTATCGTGATGTGTATGTGCTTATTTCTTTTAGGCACTAACTATCAAAATAACCTCATGTTGCTATTAAGCTATTTGTTACTTAGCGTAATGTTACTCACGTTGTTTTACAGCTATCAAAATTTTGCGGCTATTGCCCTTAGCGTGTCGCCGCCAAAAACCGTTTTTGCTAACACGACAGCCCACCTTACTCTCAATCGGGTTAAGCACTCCAACTACAAAACCAAACCTGAAGGTTTATTGCAGGTTCAGTGGCTTCAGATACATAAGCTCAAGCTGCCGAAGCTCAAAGATACGACCTCAATAACCTTTGATATTGGTAATCAAGAACAACGACTTTCTATTCCGGTGTTACTTTATACTAGAGGTGAACACAAACTTCCCCGCTTAACGTTAAAAAGCGCCTACCCCTTCGGGTTATTTAATTGCTGGACCCACCTAGATTTTGACGTAGAGGTTATGGCATATCCAGAGCCAAAAGCTGGGAAACTTGGTGAAGTGGTTCACTACACGCAAGACGCTGCTGGAAGTAAAGAAGATGAGCGACAAGGTAATGAGGACTTTTTTGCCCTTACCGATTTCATTGAAGGCGAACCATTAAACCGAGTTGCATGGAAACAGGTCGCTAAAACAGGAAACTGGGTGGTAAAGCAGTTTAGTGAACAAAAAAGTGATGACGTATATTTAAGCTTACCGCCAAACACACCACTCGAAGAAGGGTTAAGTGCGTTAACCCAAAAAATAGTGTCGATGCAATCACAAGGTGTGCACTATGGTTTAAAGCTAGGTAGTACAACCTTTACGCCCAATAACTCTATTGCACATATGCATCAATGCCTAAGGGCACTGGCGACTTACCCCAACACAACTTTTGCGGTCAGCAGTGCTTCCACCACTCCAGTTGCCGCAGCCTCATTAGCAGCCCAAACCACAGGTGACAGCGCTTCGAAAGGGCTTAGCAAATGA
- a CDS encoding glycogen/starch/alpha-glucan phosphorylase yields MNAKAAKTQTSLPLDKAEFKAAIVKHLHCTLGTDENKANNHAWWKATCAAIQAQVLEGLRKTQKSHYFNDTRAVHYFSAEFLMGRLLSNNLQNLGLFDIASGALKELGVEITDIMEEEPDMALGNGGLGRLAACFIDSLATMELPAIGYGIHYEHGLFRQEIKSGAQIERPDSWRDYGNPWEICRPESIQEVPLFGYVETKYGESGRIQKEWHPGSIVKGIPWDIPVVGYEGKTVNVLRLWQSDSSDYFNWDVFNAGGYVDAQRENVQAETISKVLYPNDETEAGKELRLIQQYFFCSCSLKDIIRRYKRAHGDDWSRFADQVVIQLNDTHPAIAIPELMRILVDRAELDWDQAWGISTKVFAYTNHTLLPEALEKWPARMIEKILPRHLEIIYEINHRFMAEVDKKWPSDNRIKAKLSIIEEGNEKMVRMGHLSVIGSFAVNGVAEMHSRLVKSDLFPEFDALWPGKLTNVTNGITPRRWLKACNPELSKLIDKKIGTDWPKDLYKLEALEKYADNKTFQKQFMQVKLNNKQLLADEIRESLDIEVDVNAIFDVQIKRLHEYKRQHLNLLHIMALYRRLLENPDYDMVPRVFIFGAKAAPGYKLAKDIIYAINKVADKINNDPRVNNKIKVVFLPNYRVSLAEKMIPASDVSEQISTAGKEASGTGNMKLALNGAITVGTLDGANVEIAEEVGDDNIFIFGLTVEEVHEQQEKGYKPYDYYYRDPEIKAVLDWLETDYFTPGKPGALVSIKQSLLDHGDQYMVLADFRSYCDAQIAIDEAYRDKARWAKMAIINTAKMGKFTSDRSIKDYVERIWKLSPCKIEN; encoded by the coding sequence ATGAATGCAAAAGCTGCCAAAACGCAAACCTCTTTACCGCTAGATAAGGCTGAATTTAAAGCCGCTATTGTTAAGCACCTTCACTGTACGCTAGGTACGGATGAAAATAAGGCTAATAACCACGCATGGTGGAAAGCCACCTGTGCTGCCATTCAGGCTCAGGTATTAGAAGGCCTTCGCAAAACCCAAAAAAGTCACTACTTCAATGATACTCGCGCAGTACACTATTTTTCTGCCGAATTCTTAATGGGCAGATTGTTGTCAAACAACCTTCAAAACTTGGGTTTATTTGACATTGCTAGTGGCGCGTTGAAAGAGTTGGGTGTTGAGATTACCGACATCATGGAAGAAGAGCCAGACATGGCGCTAGGTAATGGTGGGTTAGGGCGCTTAGCGGCGTGCTTTATCGACTCACTTGCAACGATGGAACTGCCTGCAATTGGTTATGGTATTCACTATGAGCATGGACTTTTTCGTCAAGAAATTAAGAGTGGCGCTCAGATAGAACGCCCTGATAGCTGGCGCGATTACGGTAATCCGTGGGAAATCTGCCGCCCAGAATCAATTCAAGAAGTGCCTCTATTTGGTTATGTAGAAACCAAGTATGGCGAAAGCGGCCGTATTCAAAAAGAGTGGCATCCTGGCTCGATTGTAAAAGGTATCCCTTGGGATATTCCTGTTGTTGGATATGAAGGCAAAACCGTAAACGTGTTGCGTTTATGGCAGTCAGACTCTTCTGATTACTTCAACTGGGATGTATTTAACGCCGGTGGTTACGTAGATGCACAGCGAGAAAACGTGCAAGCGGAAACCATTTCAAAAGTGCTTTATCCAAACGATGAAACCGAAGCGGGTAAAGAGCTTCGCTTGATTCAACAGTATTTCTTCTGTTCATGTTCGTTGAAAGATATTATTCGCCGTTATAAACGTGCACATGGTGATGACTGGAGCCGTTTTGCTGATCAGGTAGTCATTCAATTAAATGATACTCACCCAGCCATCGCAATCCCTGAGCTTATGCGTATCTTAGTTGACCGCGCGGAATTAGATTGGGATCAAGCATGGGGCATAAGCACGAAAGTGTTTGCTTACACCAACCATACCTTGTTGCCTGAGGCGCTAGAAAAGTGGCCTGCTCGTATGATTGAAAAAATCCTACCGCGCCATTTGGAAATCATCTATGAAATTAACCATAGATTTATGGCTGAGGTAGATAAGAAATGGCCAAGCGATAACCGCATTAAAGCGAAGCTTTCTATTATTGAAGAAGGCAACGAGAAAATGGTACGTATGGGCCATTTATCGGTTATCGGTTCATTTGCGGTTAACGGCGTAGCTGAAATGCATTCTCGCCTAGTTAAGTCTGATTTGTTCCCAGAGTTCGATGCGCTATGGCCGGGTAAATTAACTAACGTAACGAACGGTATTACACCACGCCGTTGGTTGAAAGCGTGTAACCCAGAGCTTTCTAAATTAATTGATAAGAAAATTGGCACCGACTGGCCAAAAGACTTATACAAACTTGAGGCGCTAGAAAAGTACGCCGACAACAAGACGTTCCAAAAGCAATTCATGCAAGTGAAGCTGAATAACAAGCAGTTACTTGCTGATGAAATTCGCGAGTCGTTAGACATCGAAGTAGACGTAAACGCTATTTTCGATGTGCAAATTAAGCGCTTGCACGAGTACAAGCGACAGCACCTGAACTTGCTTCACATTATGGCTTTGTATCGCCGTCTATTAGAAAACCCTGATTACGATATGGTACCTCGCGTATTCATATTTGGTGCGAAAGCGGCTCCGGGATACAAATTAGCGAAAGATATTATTTACGCCATCAATAAAGTGGCTGATAAAATCAATAATGACCCGCGTGTAAATAACAAGATTAAAGTCGTGTTCTTGCCGAACTATCGCGTGTCTCTTGCTGAGAAAATGATTCCGGCATCTGATGTATCTGAGCAAATCAGTACCGCGGGTAAAGAAGCGTCAGGAACCGGTAACATGAAGTTAGCACTTAACGGCGCTATTACCGTAGGTACGCTAGATGGTGCTAACGTTGAGATTGCTGAAGAAGTCGGCGATGACAACATCTTTATCTTCGGCCTAACCGTTGAAGAGGTGCACGAACAGCAAGAGAAAGGCTACAAGCCTTACGATTACTATTATCGCGACCCTGAAATTAAAGCGGTATTAGATTGGCTTGAAACGGATTACTTCACGCCAGGCAAGCCAGGTGCGTTAGTATCGATTAAGCAAAGCTTGTTAGATCATGGTGACCAATACATGGTGCTAGCTGACTTCCGCAGCTACTGTGATGCACAAATCGCTATTGATGAAGCGTATCGCGATAAAGCGCGGTGGGCTAAAATGGCGATTATTAATACCGCTAAAATGGGTAAGTTTACCTCAGACCGTTCAATCAAAGATTATGTAGAACGTATTTGGAAACTTTCACCGTGCAAGATAGAAAACTAG
- a CDS encoding DUF3488 and transglutaminase-like domain-containing protein codes for MNHKANMLLATCFMVLTLSLLTPLLTWVVLLAICAVIMQSALYFRWQEYNPSSRTVNLLAVLSLIALGWFGLSIGLLNSMINLLVIACSLKLMLLSRTKDFLQLFCSCIFLVGCGFIFALGLEAWIGYVAVIVLLFTALSLVYAPARSFRVSMRKSAIILLQAFPLAALLFVVMPQLPPLWQMPTSKSNETGLSDSVTPGDIASLARSSDLAFTATFEQSPPLAEQRYWRAMTMEAFDGKTWTISPRRKQAEAQLKTMGRSLAAPSTKASLTPSENYQLIVEPSNQRWLYSLDVSAENTDLDNPEMWRQFNYALRAARPIVGKRAFYLTYFPDTPLVSEIYDFDYQLNIQYPIDSNLRTQAWVKQLTANVQSERSIAEDILRHFKTGGFSYTLQPNAMPNSPIDTFMFEAKAGFCAHYASAMVFALRVAGIPARMVTGYQGGELLSDNVIQVRQYDAHAWVEALIDGVWVPFDPTSMVAPSRISFGLEQALADFNETRSEGMFKDLGSAELFLSIRGWFRQLDYQWSRLVLGFDNQTQTDLLKKLLGDLTSQKMTFFFLSVIGIVSIFLLVLFFPIRRKSTLPKHQRIYLNAVELVSNFTQIARENKGSTAYFKQVKPFLPANAASLFNTLTQDFEHAQYQGATDGGRDSQKQKERTMTDALAALQKDLKRTKPN; via the coding sequence ATGAACCATAAAGCAAATATGCTGCTAGCCACCTGCTTTATGGTATTAACGCTTAGCCTGCTTACCCCACTGCTAACTTGGGTGGTATTGCTCGCCATATGCGCGGTTATTATGCAAAGCGCATTATATTTTAGGTGGCAAGAATATAACCCAAGTAGCCGCACCGTAAATTTATTAGCGGTTCTGTCCTTAATAGCGTTAGGTTGGTTTGGTCTTTCTATTGGTTTGCTCAATAGCATGATTAACCTCTTAGTCATCGCCTGCTCATTGAAGCTTATGCTGCTTTCAAGAACAAAAGATTTTTTACAGCTTTTCTGCTCCTGCATATTTCTTGTGGGCTGCGGTTTTATTTTTGCGCTAGGGTTAGAAGCGTGGATAGGCTACGTCGCGGTAATTGTGCTTTTGTTTACTGCTTTATCATTGGTATACGCCCCCGCCAGAAGTTTTAGGGTGTCTATGCGTAAATCGGCGATAATACTGCTGCAAGCATTTCCTTTGGCTGCATTGTTATTTGTAGTGATGCCGCAGCTTCCGCCTTTATGGCAAATGCCGACGTCTAAATCGAATGAAACAGGTTTATCGGACTCGGTCACGCCAGGGGATATTGCTTCACTGGCGAGATCGTCCGATTTAGCTTTCACTGCAACCTTTGAGCAAAGCCCACCTTTGGCCGAACAGCGATATTGGCGCGCCATGACGATGGAAGCCTTTGACGGTAAAACGTGGACCATTAGCCCAAGACGAAAACAAGCTGAAGCACAGCTTAAAACCATGGGCCGAAGTCTTGCAGCGCCCTCAACTAAGGCATCATTAACACCCTCAGAAAACTACCAGTTGATTGTAGAGCCCAGCAATCAGCGCTGGCTATACTCTCTTGATGTGTCTGCTGAAAACACAGATTTAGACAATCCTGAGATGTGGCGTCAGTTTAATTATGCATTAAGAGCAGCACGTCCAATTGTGGGTAAACGAGCGTTTTATTTAACTTATTTTCCAGATACGCCACTTGTTAGTGAGATATATGATTTTGATTATCAGCTTAATATTCAATACCCAATAGACAGTAACCTACGTACCCAAGCGTGGGTAAAGCAGCTAACGGCAAATGTACAAAGTGAGCGAAGTATTGCCGAAGATATTTTACGTCACTTTAAAACCGGTGGATTTAGCTACACCCTACAACCTAACGCTATGCCGAACTCGCCTATAGACACCTTTATGTTCGAAGCAAAGGCAGGATTTTGTGCCCACTATGCCAGCGCCATGGTGTTTGCCCTTCGGGTTGCGGGTATTCCTGCTCGTATGGTGACAGGTTATCAAGGTGGTGAATTATTAAGTGATAACGTAATACAAGTTCGCCAATATGATGCCCACGCTTGGGTGGAAGCGTTAATAGACGGCGTTTGGGTGCCATTCGACCCTACCAGTATGGTTGCTCCCTCTCGCATTTCCTTTGGGTTAGAGCAAGCACTAGCCGATTTTAACGAAACCCGCAGTGAAGGCATGTTTAAAGATTTAGGTTCTGCTGAGCTGTTTTTATCGATAAGAGGATGGTTTCGCCAGCTAGATTATCAGTGGAGTAGATTAGTACTGGGTTTTGATAATCAAACACAAACGGATTTATTGAAAAAACTCCTTGGCGATTTAACCTCTCAAAAAATGACGTTTTTCTTTCTAAGCGTAATTGGAATAGTGAGTATTTTTTTGCTGGTGTTGTTCTTCCCTATTAGAAGAAAGTCGACCTTGCCTAAACATCAACGCATTTATTTAAACGCCGTTGAGTTGGTGTCGAATTTTACTCAGATAGCGAGAGAAAATAAGGGAAGTACTGCCTACTTCAAACAAGTGAAACCTTTTTTACCAGCAAATGCAGCATCGCTATTTAACACGCTTACTCAAGACTTTGAACATGCACAATATCAAGGTGCCACAGACGGTGGTCGCGATAGCCAAAAGCAAAAAGAACGTACCATGACAGATGCACTTGCTGCGTTACAAAAAGACTTAAAGCGAACAAAACCAAATTAA
- the seqA gene encoding replication initiation negative regulator SeqA — translation MKSIEIDDDLYAFIASQTKHIGESASEILRRLLLPEDGEIKGASNASLPDESVQATPAPVAAAPTATASAQKAQVKPATKTVTKAAPKTTVAKAAATKSPVAKSTTPAKAPVKKDVTAPVVTEIENHNKDDIVGMVSKDALSTFTKRVDQFLFILSAAHKLNSDTFENVKSIIGKNRTYFATNKEALLENGSSTNPKAIPDSPFWVVTNNNTAKKVNMLEQVLRTLGYQPDVVETVVSRFAPEGK, via the coding sequence ATGAAAAGCATTGAAATAGATGATGATTTGTATGCCTTTATCGCCAGCCAAACAAAACATATAGGCGAGAGCGCATCAGAAATTTTACGTAGGCTTTTATTGCCTGAAGATGGTGAAATAAAGGGTGCAAGCAACGCCTCCCTACCTGATGAGTCAGTACAAGCTACGCCAGCACCGGTTGCAGCTGCCCCTACTGCTACCGCTTCGGCGCAAAAAGCACAAGTGAAGCCCGCCACTAAAACCGTGACGAAAGCGGCGCCCAAAACAACGGTTGCCAAAGCCGCAGCAACAAAGTCACCTGTTGCAAAATCAACAACCCCCGCCAAAGCGCCTGTTAAAAAAGACGTGACCGCGCCAGTAGTAACTGAAATAGAAAATCACAATAAAGATGATATTGTGGGTATGGTATCTAAAGATGCGTTATCGACGTTTACCAAACGTGTCGACCAGTTCTTATTTATTTTAAGTGCTGCGCATAAGCTAAATAGCGATACCTTTGAAAATGTTAAATCGATTATCGGTAAAAATCGTACCTATTTTGCTACAAACAAAGAGGCATTGTTAGAAAATGGCAGTAGTACTAACCCCAAAGCCATTCCTGATAGCCCATTTTGGGTAGTCACCAACAACAATACCGCGAAAAAAGTAAACATGCTGGAACAAGTTTTGCGTACATTAGGGTATCAGCCCGATGTCGTCGAAACGGTAGTAAGTCGATTCGCCCCAGAGGGCAAATAA